The proteins below are encoded in one region of Shinella zoogloeoides:
- the repB gene encoding plasmid partitioning protein RepB: MGTHSMIKRRDAVKDYLTPIEPSAEPSPRAKPAVQSGALNSMNQAIANLASEADRAEALQLQLEAGETIVELDPKVIHGSFVKDRLDGFTDPKFIELREGLKTSEQIIPVLVRPHPDIKGEYQLAFGHRRVEALRQLGRKVKAIVRNLSDEDLILAQGKENTDRADLSFIEKALFALRLDQQGVRRQVIMDALTITSKGVLSGMISLASSLPTELIEAIGSAPSIGRPRWETFAQLLADPSHESTWRELIRQEQFHALSSDARFERTLKSVAVRKEKVSDEQIIKTGEGRKIATAQSSKRAVKLTIPTKHTGEFAQFLLRKLPDIYEEFAASAANTTSDNE; encoded by the coding sequence ATGGGGACGCACAGCATGATAAAAAGGCGCGACGCTGTCAAAGACTACCTAACTCCTATTGAGCCGTCAGCGGAACCTTCTCCGCGCGCTAAGCCGGCTGTTCAATCCGGCGCATTGAATTCAATGAACCAAGCTATCGCCAATCTTGCCAGCGAGGCTGACCGGGCGGAAGCTTTGCAGTTACAGCTTGAGGCGGGTGAAACCATTGTCGAGCTGGATCCAAAAGTCATTCACGGTTCTTTTGTGAAGGATCGGCTCGATGGCTTCACCGATCCGAAATTCATAGAGCTGCGTGAAGGTCTCAAAACCTCTGAACAGATCATCCCGGTTCTTGTTCGCCCCCATCCCGATATAAAAGGGGAGTACCAGCTCGCCTTCGGGCATCGGCGCGTTGAAGCGCTTCGCCAGCTCGGCCGCAAAGTCAAAGCGATCGTTCGCAATCTTTCCGATGAAGACTTGATCCTCGCACAGGGGAAGGAGAACACGGACAGGGCGGATCTTTCCTTTATCGAAAAGGCATTGTTCGCATTGCGCCTCGATCAGCAAGGGGTGCGTCGGCAGGTGATAATGGACGCTCTGACGATCACCTCCAAAGGCGTCTTGTCTGGCATGATCTCCCTTGCCAGCTCCTTACCGACAGAATTGATCGAAGCCATCGGCTCTGCGCCATCGATCGGACGACCGCGCTGGGAGACGTTCGCGCAATTGCTGGCTGATCCAAGCCACGAGTCCACATGGCGCGAACTCATTCGCCAGGAACAGTTCCACGCTCTTTCCAGCGATGCTCGCTTTGAAAGAACGCTGAAATCCGTCGCCGTGCGCAAGGAAAAGGTGTCCGACGAACAGATCATCAAGACGGGTGAGGGGCGCAAAATTGCGACCGCGCAAAGCAGCAAACGTGCCGTGAAGCTGACGATCCCGACGAAACACACTGGGGAATTCGC